In the Deltaproteobacteria bacterium genome, one interval contains:
- a CDS encoding methyl-accepting chemotaxis protein — protein sequence MGINFIDNLNMKAKTVLILAVLFVGFVCVGWFVRGMDENVELAVHRIMEVDDLIRHVDDAMAAIRGFHLMGKEEFRAEYEKDIDEFSREGEDLHKILESKDNRDRLNGILKNVKEWRDLNAPRWDLMRKDIASGRSLEGEDRKRLDEITEKSAEMHKKTMSDLMVLQDDIKDSNLGRIHRGYINTVIAIALTFLVVSAFVFLVLSRLGGAIREANQAVVCLAEGDFSFDVRPRGKDEAGQMLAAIKATKEALAGLISKVKASAEAVAGKGVELQAASVQFSGAAEKDVSSALAVRNGAESASASVSAVAAAMEEMTATISEISRNTVQAKDASDRASSEATEAQAVVSALSAAAAKVGEMSRLIGSIAEQTNLLALNATIEAARAGEAGKGFAVVANEVKELAKQTAQSVTEIDAIVRNIQEGTAGAADVVTRITDAIRLVTDMTNSIASAIEEQTAASAEIAGRLQQADGEVRGMADLASGIVDASNETAEVSNRVKAAADSLKTVSDELAKDVSAFRL from the coding sequence ATGGGCATCAATTTCATCGACAACCTGAACATGAAGGCCAAGACCGTCCTGATCCTCGCTGTTCTATTCGTCGGGTTTGTGTGCGTGGGTTGGTTCGTCCGCGGGATGGACGAAAACGTGGAACTTGCCGTACATCGCATTATGGAGGTGGACGATCTCATTAGACATGTGGATGATGCCATGGCAGCCATTCGGGGCTTTCACCTCATGGGCAAGGAAGAATTCAGGGCGGAGTACGAAAAGGATATTGACGAGTTCTCCAGGGAAGGGGAGGACCTGCACAAAATACTTGAGTCGAAAGACAACAGAGACCGTCTGAACGGCATCCTGAAAAACGTGAAGGAATGGCGCGATCTGAACGCCCCTCGCTGGGATCTCATGCGAAAGGACATCGCCTCTGGAAGGTCCCTTGAAGGAGAGGACCGGAAAAGGCTTGATGAGATCACGGAAAAGTCGGCAGAGATGCACAAAAAGACCATGTCCGACCTCATGGTCTTACAGGATGACATAAAGGACAGCAACTTAGGCCGCATACACCGGGGATACATCAACACAGTTATTGCCATCGCGCTCACGTTTCTTGTGGTTTCCGCCTTTGTCTTTCTTGTGCTCTCACGTCTCGGAGGAGCCATTCGAGAGGCCAATCAGGCGGTCGTGTGCCTGGCTGAGGGGGATTTCTCGTTTGATGTGCGGCCCAGAGGGAAGGACGAGGCTGGCCAGATGCTTGCTGCCATCAAGGCCACGAAGGAGGCGCTCGCCGGTCTCATCTCAAAGGTAAAGGCGTCTGCCGAGGCAGTTGCCGGCAAGGGGGTTGAACTTCAGGCCGCATCGGTCCAGTTCTCAGGGGCGGCTGAAAAGGATGTTTCCTCCGCCCTCGCCGTGCGGAACGGGGCCGAGTCCGCCTCGGCAAGCGTCTCTGCTGTGGCGGCTGCAATGGAGGAGATGACCGCAACCATCTCCGAGATCAGCCGGAACACGGTCCAGGCCAAGGACGCCTCTGACAGGGCCAGCTCCGAGGCGACAGAGGCCCAGGCGGTGGTGAGTGCCCTTTCGGCCGCGGCCGCAAAGGTAGGGGAGATGAGCAGGCTCATAGGTTCCATTGCCGAGCAGACCAATCTCCTTGCCTTGAACGCCACTATCGAGGCAGCGCGGGCCGGGGAGGCCGGAAAGGGCTTTGCCGTGGTGGCGAACGAGGTGAAGGAGCTTGCCAAACAGACCGCCCAGTCCGTGACCGAGATAGACGCGATCGTGAGGAACATCCAGGAGGGTACGGCGGGTGCCGCAGATGTGGTCACAAGGATCACGGACGCAATACGCCTCGTGACCGACATGACCAACAGCATAGCATCCGCAATAGAGGAGCAGACCGCAGCAAGCGCTGAGATAGCAGGAAGGCTCCAGCAGGCGGACGGGGAGGTCCGGGGTATGGCAGATCTCGCCTCCGGGATCGTTGATGCGAGCAACGAGACCGCTGAGGTCTCGAACAGGGTGAAGGCAGCGGCAGATAGCCTTAAGACCGTCTCGGACGAGCTTGCAAAGGATGTCTCGGCCTTCAGGCTCTGA
- a CDS encoding methyl-accepting chemotaxis protein yields the protein MKFLSDMSIGTKIIAITAGVIAFVAMVLLVAYWKISKADIEDHAEEKARAIILQAEAMREIMAAHHADGAFNAYVEDIKRDLANADPAVRKEAIGRFLGTVPVVNSMMLMAKNAKEGGYILRVPKEDPRNPANAPDPVERDVLKKLETGAREWRVVGEYKDPEGGLMRPALRFFRPIVLTEECLACHGDPATSAKHWGNSDGLDPTGARMEGWKAGEVHGAFEIVYFLDGPMAAMKKNLLIGAMLAVSGVLVLAALITWVTRRVLTRPLDHLIRHAELVSAGDISQDVPVTGRDEMGRLAAAFNGMLQGLRGIIGNVKESVEVVTEASRLLLDMSRSMGERSEITSKDAAQASETSRLASENIQTIAASVRDFSIASQEIATNVTQAATISNQAKCRMDDSREYIQKLGLNSQEIGRATRLIVEIVEQTNLLALNATIEAARAGEAGKGFAVVANEVKELAKQTAQAAEEITAMVQVIQEDSSRTVDAIESVSAIIDQLNDIDNTIASAVEEQTATVSEITRNIDHAAVGTSEVSKIVHDVAAGSEETAKIAAATREQAIRLAGLADQMRNVIGAFRV from the coding sequence ATGAAATTTCTTTCTGACATGTCCATTGGGACGAAGATCATAGCCATCACGGCAGGGGTGATTGCCTTCGTGGCCATGGTGTTACTCGTGGCTTACTGGAAAATCAGTAAGGCCGACATAGAGGACCATGCTGAGGAAAAGGCCAGGGCCATCATTTTACAGGCCGAGGCCATGCGGGAGATCATGGCGGCTCATCATGCAGATGGGGCCTTTAACGCGTATGTAGAGGATATTAAACGGGATCTCGCGAATGCGGATCCCGCAGTACGCAAGGAGGCGATAGGCAGGTTTCTCGGCACCGTACCTGTGGTGAACTCTATGATGCTCATGGCAAAAAACGCCAAGGAAGGCGGTTACATCCTGCGTGTGCCCAAGGAGGACCCGAGAAATCCGGCCAACGCACCCGATCCTGTGGAGCGCGATGTCTTGAAAAAACTCGAGACAGGCGCCCGTGAGTGGAGGGTGGTAGGGGAATACAAGGATCCGGAAGGCGGTTTGATGAGACCGGCGCTTCGGTTCTTCAGACCCATCGTCCTCACGGAGGAATGCCTGGCGTGTCACGGGGATCCGGCCACATCCGCAAAACACTGGGGGAATTCCGACGGACTTGATCCTACTGGGGCCCGCATGGAGGGCTGGAAGGCCGGTGAGGTGCACGGTGCCTTTGAGATCGTCTATTTCCTCGACGGACCCATGGCTGCCATGAAGAAGAACCTTCTCATCGGCGCCATGTTGGCAGTCTCCGGGGTCCTCGTCCTCGCCGCTTTGATCACGTGGGTCACGAGGCGTGTGCTCACGCGGCCGCTGGATCACCTGATCCGGCATGCAGAACTGGTCTCGGCCGGCGATATCTCCCAGGATGTCCCGGTCACTGGGCGGGACGAGATGGGGAGGCTCGCTGCGGCCTTCAACGGGATGCTCCAGGGCCTGAGGGGCATTATCGGCAATGTGAAGGAGAGCGTCGAAGTGGTGACAGAGGCATCCCGGCTACTTCTCGACATGAGCAGGTCCATGGGAGAGCGGAGCGAGATCACCTCGAAGGATGCGGCCCAGGCCTCGGAAACGAGTCGGCTCGCAAGTGAGAACATCCAGACGATCGCCGCGTCGGTCAGGGATTTTTCCATCGCCTCCCAGGAGATCGCGACGAATGTCACACAGGCCGCGACCATCAGCAACCAGGCAAAATGCCGCATGGACGATTCAAGAGAATATATCCAAAAACTCGGGCTCAACTCCCAGGAGATCGGCAGGGCGACGCGGCTCATCGTGGAGATCGTCGAACAGACCAACCTTCTTGCCCTGAACGCGACCATCGAGGCCGCCCGCGCCGGAGAAGCGGGAAAGGGATTTGCGGTCGTGGCGAACGAGGTCAAAGAGCTTGCAAAACAGACTGCCCAGGCAGCAGAAGAGATCACCGCAATGGTGCAGGTCATCCAGGAAGACAGCTCCAGGACCGTGGATGCCATTGAGTCCGTCAGCGCGATCATCGACCAGTTGAACGACATCGACAACACCATTGCCTCGGCCGTGGAGGAACAGACCGCAACAGTGAGTGAGATCACCAGGAATATCGATCATGCTGCCGTCGGCACGAGCGAGGTCTCGAAGATCGTGCATGATGTGGCCGCCGGCTCGGAAGAAACCGCGAAGATTGCCGCTGCCACACGCGAGCAGGCAATACGGCTTGCCGGATTGGCGGATCAAATGAGGAACGTCATCGGGGCGTTCAGGGTCTGA
- a CDS encoding entericidin A/B family lipoprotein, translating to MKGLIGVLMCGILLFALSACNTIHGMGQDIEKGGEAIQRAVK from the coding sequence ATGAAAGGATTGATAGGCGTGCTCATGTGTGGCATCCTCCTTTTTGCCCTTTCCGCCTGTAATACCATCCATGGGATGGGGCAGGATATCGAAAAAGGGGGAGAGGCCATTCAGCGGGCCGTGAAATAG
- a CDS encoding type II secretion system F family protein, which yields MPVYVWEGVTVSGERSKGEIEAKDERAARLLLLRQHINPSKVKAKPKDLLANVSFLKPKVKVNDIVIFTRQLSTMIDAGLPLIQGLEALASQQENRTFKETLQTIKTDVESGSTFADALRKYPKLFDRLYCNMVAAGEMGGILDEVMSRLAAYMEKAQRLKRKVKGAMTYPAIVLGIAALVLAVILIFVIPVFQKMFAEFGHALPLPTQIVIGISEFVKSYFLVIIGAVGVGVFLFKRYYGTAKGRKTVDRLLLRAPVFGVLLRKVAVAKLTRTLGTLITSGVPIIEALNVAAGTAGNKIVEEAIYSVRSSISEGRTIAQPLQESGIFPGMVTQMIAVGEATGALDQMLNKIADFYDEEVDAAVDALTSMIEPFMILFLGGTIGSIIVAMYLPIFKMAGVVAGN from the coding sequence ATGCCTGTTTACGTTTGGGAAGGTGTCACCGTCTCGGGTGAGAGGTCAAAGGGAGAGATAGAGGCGAAAGACGAAAGGGCGGCCCGGCTCCTTCTCCTTAGGCAGCACATCAACCCATCTAAGGTCAAGGCCAAGCCAAAGGACCTCCTTGCGAACGTCTCGTTTCTCAAGCCCAAGGTCAAGGTCAACGACATCGTCATCTTCACCCGTCAGCTTTCGACTATGATCGACGCGGGTCTTCCCCTCATACAGGGGCTGGAAGCCCTTGCCTCCCAGCAGGAAAACCGGACATTCAAGGAGACGCTCCAGACAATCAAGACAGACGTGGAGTCCGGGTCCACCTTTGCGGACGCCCTCAGAAAATATCCCAAACTCTTTGACCGGCTCTATTGCAACATGGTGGCCGCAGGCGAGATGGGCGGCATCCTCGACGAGGTCATGTCGCGTCTTGCCGCTTACATGGAAAAGGCCCAGCGTCTCAAGAGAAAGGTCAAGGGCGCCATGACGTATCCGGCAATCGTCCTGGGCATTGCAGCCCTTGTCCTCGCTGTCATTCTGATCTTCGTGATCCCGGTCTTTCAGAAGATGTTTGCCGAATTCGGCCACGCCCTTCCCCTGCCCACCCAGATCGTCATAGGCATCAGCGAGTTCGTGAAGTCCTATTTTCTTGTCATTATCGGCGCTGTGGGTGTGGGCGTCTTTCTGTTCAAAAGGTACTACGGTACGGCCAAGGGACGGAAAACGGTCGACAGGCTGCTTCTTCGCGCCCCTGTCTTCGGCGTACTCCTTCGAAAGGTGGCGGTCGCCAAGCTGACGCGTACCCTCGGCACACTTATTACGAGCGGCGTTCCTATTATCGAGGCACTGAATGTGGCCGCAGGCACTGCTGGAAACAAGATCGTGGAGGAGGCGATCTACAGTGTCAGGTCAAGCATCAGCGAGGGACGGACCATCGCTCAGCCACTTCAGGAAAGCGGGATATTTCCGGGGATGGTCACCCAGATGATAGCAGTAGGGGAGGCCACCGGCGCGCTCGATCAGATGCTCAACAAGATCGCGGACTTCTACGACGAGGAGGTTGACGCCGCGGTCGATGCCCTCACAAGCATGATAGAGCCCTTCATGATCCTCTTCCTTGGGGGGACTATAGGATCCATCATCGTTGCCATGTATCTGCCCATCTTCAAGATGGCAGGGGTTGTAGCGGGGAATTAA